One window from the genome of Phycisphaerales bacterium encodes:
- a CDS encoding low molecular weight phosphotyrosine protein phosphatase, giving the protein MTSEHKTQILFVCMGNICRSPLAECVFVAETQLRGLADQFEVDSAGTGGWHEGQDPDKRMRKAAQSQGIDLRGSARQVCREDFFKFKHIVCMDQENREALLAMGAPREKISLLLEYDGSLVEQEVPDPYYGGEDGFHRVIELVSSACGQLLDHLQESAEKHRDG; this is encoded by the coding sequence ATGACATCTGAGCATAAGACACAGATATTATTTGTATGTATGGGAAACATTTGTCGTAGCCCATTAGCCGAATGCGTGTTTGTTGCAGAAACTCAGTTGCGTGGACTGGCGGATCAGTTTGAAGTTGACTCCGCTGGCACTGGTGGGTGGCATGAGGGGCAAGATCCTGACAAGCGAATGCGAAAAGCGGCGCAATCACAAGGCATTGATTTGCGTGGCTCTGCTCGCCAGGTTTGCCGCGAAGACTTTTTTAAATTCAAACACATTGTTTGTATGGATCAGGAAAACCGAGAGGCTTTGCTGGCAATGGGCGCGCCTCGGGAAAAGATTTCACTACTTCTGGAATATGATGGCTCACTAGTCGAACAAGAAGTGCCAGATCCTTATTATGGTGGGGAAGATGGATTTCATCGCGTGATTGAGCTTGTTTCATCAGCTTGTGGCCAACTACTAGATCATTTGCAAGAATCTGCTGAAAAGCATCGAGATGGCTGA
- a CDS encoding tetratricopeptide repeat protein: MATQVNKKLIFYITVFFGAAIFILGGLWFLYARGDASRNIRRGDALMAAGQYEDAAKQYARGVSKEKSNLEYLDKWEASILAIVPPTQTEAKSRYGELVLIRRSRAIHQPDNLEFHWAVIEDAIKAAQWSQNSIESWQNVEDALLTMQDSINEDSLEEAQLLAEIGRAKQYLSPTEFTDTVDVEGNVRFPGEEELRAALTLDPENDLAWSSLAQGRLEVVARLELDGRSRQAEKQYEFAMQTFEDLERVVPDKPRSATALAKFYTIQYQRELANEAENTDELLAKKNAMIEQMEAVIQQTDDAMVVRNAVGLLRLSQVDNAYERSVKIISNYIDRDSDRVAFRHELAMLHYENSFQDEVALLKANELANGIVNGPGLNSSFNAVIQFPLQKRSASLLFDIALSQLERKKQENPDADLTDEELKCDEARLTLLNICGDDESDLLVLRADGKRAFVDGDYRLAAQKLEELWVRTERVDLSTARILIDALDRLGQTGLAYERTIEALKVTPSNVQLVIRKARLEAILGRYSQASETLSRVPESLIDEYEELSSLSDQLEEALATGSSSIGVVSKGLQDVFMKIGTNDLSGAKNDLAQLRESNPESTRVLLASIKVAVMLNDQALAQKCLQILKGLDPENAYIRAIEISLEIEDPIEAIISYLSEVNENPIERDIETAAAIISYMAIEEVRIQALISTGYAEVGREAQDYLVNAVSKLNTIIESLSEKAPDDLRVVKFSVLLDCDRGEWDLAEKKIERARQENPENTELLFMQAEFFQRLGQNLKSEGKLVAGKEKLLESVEVLKLLIKKLPYQAKLWRTLGLSYRDLGDDAQANQAFDEAYRRNPNDISLVKAYAKSLIKTPDGASRAIRIIRQAILLAPNQVELRELWLQLEAEQGNLPFVMKTRVDQYQANPADITNAANLVRLITLTDPTWEYIRNADDQLMYNSQSWERLSDNEQSARLASIRERWNDVAKEIIVELSVSLSENRAFASLCANLEMSQGNVEAGAQLLKDRISSLGEGIVGEDYIALASYFIEANRFSDAKQAFISAIELDDIYKRFAAQQLSNLYISQSQYVDALALLSEEMKDNPTSKVHARLIECLIWEGMLEEATEEIAIRNELYESDFYSQILQAKLHQAKSKQYGNGGDKELANIEHANAMRSLESSKKLLPTDSMPYMIEATGFIDKYQWDEDRLSLDRAIQSLDKADQLASSITTQTSLARVKVLNLLGNQNAADSTLRQLVLQFPNNVMARNMLVESLTSKGQVDDAILLIEEGIMLSPNSPFWYQRLGAVHQFNGSTKEAVTALLRAYNVSRDARLLLAIADITRDVPEWEGSLVVEVFRETPEIIGDSVLAGLFARAILSLNQRDKALEVMARAYQNIIVDGEDPDSIKRRYAVWFSDLESLFSESESSAGEAFVRSLPGYEENAQMLQGLALFWIRSYSGNQDRAIELLNMVVDSDYEDDQIISALHVLGQIYLVTDNFSEAGEVYSRILALNSSDGVALNNKAYVLMTTDSDLVEALALSERVVEMYPDNVTYQDTLARIYRSLGQTTKAIELLNKALAKDPQDLNALMIMSAIYSVDLEEPGQALSFAEQAKRLSPENAELLDELGWIHFQLGNDMEAEELLRKSVEIQERAVTYLHLAHVLALDGRFQGAISRLNRADELTKNPELKAEIASLRADIDEKAAISIP; this comes from the coding sequence ATGGCCACCCAAGTAAATAAGAAACTTATCTTCTATATCACTGTTTTTTTTGGGGCAGCGATCTTCATTCTGGGCGGCCTTTGGTTTCTTTATGCCCGAGGGGATGCCAGTCGTAATATACGCCGTGGCGATGCGCTTATGGCCGCGGGTCAATACGAAGATGCGGCTAAGCAGTACGCTCGAGGCGTCAGTAAAGAGAAGTCTAATCTTGAGTATCTAGATAAATGGGAAGCATCAATTCTCGCAATCGTGCCACCAACGCAGACCGAAGCAAAATCAAGGTATGGCGAGCTTGTTTTGATTCGGCGTTCGAGAGCGATACATCAGCCTGACAATCTGGAGTTCCATTGGGCAGTTATTGAAGATGCAATAAAAGCGGCTCAATGGTCGCAAAACAGTATTGAATCATGGCAAAATGTAGAAGATGCTTTGCTGACAATGCAGGATTCGATTAATGAAGACTCGCTTGAAGAGGCTCAACTGCTTGCGGAAATCGGGCGCGCAAAGCAATACCTGAGTCCAACTGAGTTTACCGATACTGTGGATGTGGAAGGAAATGTTCGTTTTCCAGGAGAAGAAGAACTACGCGCTGCATTGACCTTAGATCCTGAAAATGATTTGGCATGGTCTTCATTAGCGCAAGGCCGTCTTGAAGTTGTGGCGAGGCTGGAGCTTGATGGGCGTTCGCGTCAGGCCGAAAAACAGTACGAATTTGCGATGCAGACATTCGAAGATCTTGAACGCGTTGTTCCAGACAAGCCTCGCAGCGCTACTGCGTTAGCCAAGTTTTACACCATTCAATATCAACGCGAACTGGCTAATGAGGCAGAAAACACCGATGAGTTGCTAGCCAAAAAGAATGCAATGATTGAGCAGATGGAAGCGGTGATTCAGCAAACCGATGATGCAATGGTTGTTAGAAATGCGGTAGGTCTATTGCGGCTGAGTCAGGTAGACAATGCTTACGAGCGATCAGTCAAGATAATAAGTAATTATATTGATAGGGATTCAGACAGAGTTGCTTTCCGTCATGAGCTGGCAATGCTTCATTATGAAAATAGCTTTCAGGATGAAGTTGCATTGTTAAAGGCGAATGAGCTAGCGAATGGTATTGTCAATGGACCAGGTCTTAATTCTAGCTTTAATGCAGTGATTCAGTTTCCACTTCAGAAAAGAAGTGCTTCTCTGTTATTTGATATAGCACTTAGTCAGCTTGAAAGAAAGAAGCAAGAGAATCCTGATGCGGATCTGACAGATGAGGAACTAAAGTGTGATGAGGCAAGACTTACCTTATTAAATATCTGTGGTGATGATGAAAGTGATTTGTTGGTTCTTAGAGCAGATGGGAAGCGAGCATTCGTTGACGGTGATTATCGCCTTGCTGCTCAGAAGTTAGAAGAATTGTGGGTGAGAACGGAGCGTGTTGATTTGTCTACTGCGCGCATATTGATAGATGCACTTGATAGGTTGGGGCAAACAGGCCTTGCTTATGAAAGAACTATTGAGGCACTGAAGGTAACGCCGAGTAATGTTCAACTGGTGATTCGCAAAGCAAGGTTAGAGGCAATTCTAGGCCGCTATAGTCAGGCTTCAGAAACACTTTCGAGAGTTCCAGAGTCATTGATAGATGAATATGAAGAACTGAGCTCTCTATCAGATCAGCTAGAAGAGGCCCTAGCGACCGGCTCGTCGTCAATTGGAGTGGTTTCAAAGGGTCTGCAAGATGTTTTTATGAAGATTGGCACCAATGATCTTTCGGGGGCAAAAAATGATCTTGCGCAACTGCGGGAATCGAACCCTGAGAGTACGCGTGTATTGTTAGCCAGTATCAAAGTTGCCGTCATGTTGAATGATCAGGCGTTGGCTCAAAAATGTTTGCAAATACTAAAAGGCTTAGATCCTGAGAATGCGTACATTCGTGCTATTGAGATAAGTCTGGAGATAGAAGATCCAATTGAAGCAATTATTAGCTATTTATCAGAAGTGAATGAAAATCCTATTGAGCGAGATATTGAAACAGCCGCGGCGATTATTTCTTATATGGCAATTGAGGAAGTTCGTATCCAAGCACTTATATCGACCGGCTACGCTGAGGTAGGTCGAGAGGCACAAGACTATTTAGTAAATGCTGTTTCAAAGTTGAACACCATCATTGAGTCGCTTTCTGAAAAAGCTCCAGATGATCTTAGAGTGGTGAAATTTAGTGTGTTACTTGACTGTGATAGGGGTGAATGGGATCTAGCTGAAAAGAAAATAGAGCGGGCAAGGCAAGAAAACCCAGAGAATACAGAACTTCTTTTTATGCAGGCGGAGTTTTTCCAGAGACTCGGCCAGAATCTCAAGAGTGAAGGTAAACTCGTTGCCGGTAAAGAAAAACTTCTTGAGAGTGTCGAAGTCCTAAAGCTGTTAATTAAGAAGTTGCCTTATCAAGCAAAGCTATGGCGAACTTTGGGATTGTCCTATCGAGATCTCGGAGATGATGCTCAGGCAAACCAGGCGTTTGACGAAGCTTATCGGCGCAATCCTAACGATATTAGTCTTGTCAAAGCTTATGCCAAATCACTTATCAAGACCCCTGATGGTGCGAGCCGTGCAATTCGAATCATTAGGCAAGCGATTCTTCTTGCCCCAAATCAAGTTGAACTCCGGGAGCTTTGGCTGCAGTTAGAGGCAGAGCAGGGCAATCTGCCATTTGTCATGAAGACTCGAGTAGATCAGTACCAGGCGAACCCTGCTGATATCACCAATGCAGCGAATTTGGTGAGGCTTATCACGCTCACAGATCCGACATGGGAATATATTCGAAATGCTGATGATCAGCTAATGTACAACAGCCAAAGTTGGGAGCGGCTTTCAGATAACGAGCAAAGTGCTAGGTTGGCGAGTATTCGTGAGAGATGGAACGACGTAGCAAAAGAAATTATTGTGGAGCTGAGTGTCTCTCTTAGCGAAAATCGAGCGTTTGCTTCGCTTTGTGCCAATTTAGAGATGTCTCAAGGAAACGTAGAAGCAGGCGCACAACTGTTGAAAGATCGCATATCGAGTTTAGGTGAGGGCATTGTAGGTGAAGATTACATTGCTCTTGCTAGCTACTTTATTGAAGCGAATCGTTTTTCTGACGCGAAGCAGGCCTTTATTAGTGCAATCGAGCTTGATGACATATATAAAAGGTTTGCAGCTCAGCAGTTATCCAACCTATATATTTCACAAAGTCAATATGTGGATGCTCTTGCCCTTCTTAGTGAAGAGATGAAAGACAACCCGACTTCGAAAGTACATGCTCGTCTTATCGAGTGCCTCATTTGGGAAGGGATGCTCGAGGAAGCTACAGAAGAAATCGCTATTCGGAATGAGCTCTACGAAAGTGATTTTTATTCTCAGATTCTACAAGCCAAACTCCACCAGGCGAAGTCAAAACAATATGGAAATGGTGGTGATAAAGAGTTGGCCAATATTGAGCATGCAAACGCTATGCGATCACTTGAGAGCAGCAAGAAACTGCTTCCAACAGATTCCATGCCGTACATGATAGAAGCTACTGGCTTCATTGATAAATATCAGTGGGATGAGGATCGCCTGAGTTTAGATAGGGCAATCCAATCGCTGGACAAGGCTGATCAGCTAGCAAGCTCTATTACCACTCAGACTTCACTGGCTCGAGTCAAAGTGCTGAATCTCCTTGGCAATCAAAACGCGGCTGATAGTACACTGCGACAGCTCGTTTTGCAGTTTCCTAACAATGTAATGGCTAGGAATATGCTTGTTGAGTCGCTGACATCGAAGGGACAAGTGGATGATGCAATATTGCTCATTGAAGAGGGAATAATGTTGTCTCCCAATAGTCCCTTCTGGTATCAAAGACTCGGTGCCGTCCATCAGTTCAATGGAAGTACGAAGGAAGCTGTGACTGCTTTATTGCGGGCTTATAACGTAAGCCGCGATGCACGTTTATTGTTGGCGATCGCAGACATCACACGAGATGTTCCGGAGTGGGAAGGATCTTTGGTGGTAGAGGTGTTCAGGGAAACCCCTGAAATCATTGGGGATTCGGTACTTGCGGGACTATTTGCAAGAGCGATCTTAAGCCTTAATCAAAGAGATAAGGCTCTTGAAGTGATGGCGCGTGCTTACCAAAACATTATTGTTGATGGCGAAGATCCTGATTCGATAAAACGTCGCTATGCAGTCTGGTTTTCTGACCTTGAGAGTCTATTTAGCGAATCTGAATCGTCTGCTGGTGAGGCTTTTGTAAGAAGCCTTCCGGGGTATGAGGAAAACGCGCAGATGTTACAAGGGCTGGCACTGTTTTGGATTAGATCATATTCAGGCAATCAAGATAGAGCGATAGAGCTACTCAATATGGTGGTTGATTCGGATTATGAAGACGATCAAATTATCAGTGCATTACACGTACTTGGGCAAATATATTTGGTCACTGATAATTTCTCGGAAGCAGGTGAAGTGTACTCAAGAATTTTAGCTCTCAATAGTAGTGATGGTGTTGCGCTTAACAATAAGGCATATGTCTTGATGACTACTGATAGTGATCTTGTTGAAGCACTGGCGCTCAGTGAGCGTGTAGTAGAAATGTATCCAGACAATGTCACTTATCAGGATACTCTTGCAAGAATTTATCGAAGTCTTGGTCAAACTACTAAAGCGATTGAGTTACTCAATAAGGCGCTTGCTAAAGACCCCCAGGATTTGAACGCTCTCATGATAATGTCTGCTATATACAGTGTGGATCTGGAAGAGCCTGGCCAGGCTTTGTCCTTTGCAGAGCAGGCAAAAAGGCTCTCGCCTGAGAACGCTGAACTGCTGGATGAGCTCGGGTGGATCCATTTCCAGTTGGGAAATGATATGGAGGCGGAAGAATTGTTGCGAAAGTCGGTTGAAATTCAAGAGCGGGCAGTTACATATCTACATTTGGCTCATGTGCTGGCACTTGACGGCCGATTTCAGGGAGCGATCTCTAGACTCAATAGAGCCGATGAACTTACGAAGAATCCTGAATTGAAAGCCGAGATTGCAAGTCTCCGGGCCGATATAGATGAGAAGGCTGCTATCTCAATTCCTTGA
- a CDS encoding exosortase/archaeosortase family protein, which yields MTGETIQTRRSQSDDRARDSDQADQFFLLAGVALLLVLYFWVFWDFFFRQVEFAIKQQADWGHTLVIPLIACYFVYLARNKILAQPLQRAWVGLLLVVVGVLWYGLCTFTGESLAWLRHHNLMGLGVGISTLGLILLFCGYRAFIWIWFPLLFLFVFGQTISDRFLSIITFRMQDIAAGGAFFALKAMGNDVTLSGNTLELFADGESRQLNVAEACSGMRMLMAFLALGVAMAYLGLKRFWQQALLVLSAFPTAIFVNILRVVTLSLLSMFDTGFAAGDFHSIVGLFWLIPAYLIFLGELWIIKNLIIENESEAKTVAASKPLVLRSHVRRSGIAAFVIACLTLAISAISIKVIAEQLNVHLRKESIQPRLAIASLPPQLGSWHKVGEDVVLSEEMIESLGSGQFLTRTYALDGNAASSRLTLHVVYYTGQIDAVPHVPDRCFVAGGYEPQMAVPENIDLNIDQSEWVLKDESPKELGHVYPQIQRPHPVTSDQETIRLPLGDFQLRTSEFRHPDMGETPIFAGYFFLANGQVAVTPGDVHRFAFDLSSKYSYYCKVQITAVLKQGENKEIFVSRATEFLEDLLPHLMRCLPDWFEVETGKYPETT from the coding sequence ATGACAGGTGAGACTATTCAGACCAGGCGTAGCCAATCCGATGATCGGGCACGCGATTCAGACCAAGCAGATCAATTCTTTCTGCTCGCTGGAGTTGCGCTTTTACTGGTTCTGTATTTCTGGGTCTTCTGGGACTTCTTTTTCCGCCAAGTTGAGTTTGCCATTAAGCAGCAAGCTGATTGGGGGCATACTCTCGTCATACCATTAATTGCCTGCTACTTCGTCTACTTAGCGCGCAATAAGATTCTTGCGCAGCCTCTGCAGAGAGCATGGGTAGGGCTTCTTCTTGTAGTCGTGGGCGTGCTTTGGTATGGGTTGTGTACGTTTACTGGTGAGAGCCTTGCGTGGTTGCGCCACCATAATTTGATGGGACTAGGAGTTGGCATCTCAACTTTGGGGCTCATACTTCTATTCTGTGGTTATCGAGCGTTCATTTGGATTTGGTTTCCACTGCTATTTCTCTTTGTGTTTGGGCAGACGATCTCTGATCGATTCCTGAGTATTATTACATTTCGCATGCAGGACATCGCGGCTGGCGGTGCATTCTTTGCTCTTAAAGCAATGGGTAATGATGTCACGCTTTCAGGTAATACGTTAGAGCTCTTTGCTGATGGAGAATCTCGCCAACTTAATGTTGCTGAAGCTTGCTCCGGAATGCGCATGCTGATGGCTTTTTTGGCACTCGGTGTTGCGATGGCTTACTTGGGTCTGAAACGTTTTTGGCAACAGGCATTATTAGTATTATCTGCTTTCCCAACCGCCATTTTTGTAAACATACTTCGTGTAGTGACACTTTCTCTCTTGTCCATGTTCGATACCGGATTTGCAGCCGGAGATTTTCACTCTATCGTTGGCTTGTTTTGGTTGATCCCGGCCTATTTGATTTTCTTGGGAGAGCTTTGGATCATCAAGAATCTGATCATTGAAAATGAATCAGAAGCTAAAACAGTTGCTGCATCAAAGCCTCTGGTACTTCGCTCCCATGTTCGTCGAAGTGGAATAGCGGCATTTGTAATCGCCTGTCTGACGCTGGCAATTTCTGCAATTTCGATAAAAGTGATCGCTGAGCAGTTGAATGTGCATCTTCGCAAAGAGTCGATACAGCCCCGTTTAGCGATTGCCTCTTTACCGCCACAGTTAGGTTCTTGGCACAAGGTAGGAGAAGACGTTGTACTGAGTGAAGAGATGATTGAATCACTCGGATCCGGACAGTTTTTAACACGTACATATGCACTGGATGGAAACGCTGCTAGCAGTAGATTGACATTACATGTTGTCTATTACACTGGGCAAATTGATGCTGTTCCACATGTGCCAGATCGTTGTTTTGTTGCAGGTGGATACGAACCGCAGATGGCTGTTCCCGAGAATATTGACTTAAATATTGATCAGTCCGAATGGGTGCTTAAAGATGAGAGTCCGAAAGAACTTGGGCATGTCTACCCACAGATTCAAAGGCCGCATCCTGTTACTAGTGATCAAGAAACAATACGTTTGCCTTTAGGTGACTTCCAACTAAGAACAAGCGAGTTTAGGCATCCTGACATGGGTGAAACCCCGATTTTTGCTGGATATTTCTTTCTGGCCAATGGCCAAGTTGCTGTTACACCTGGTGATGTTCATCGATTTGCATTTGACCTATCAAGCAAGTACTCCTATTACTGCAAAGTCCAAATTACTGCAGTTCTTAAGCAGGGCGAAAACAAAGAAATTTTTGTGTCAAGAGCAACTGAGTTTTTAGAAGATTTGCTTCCACACCTCATGCGATGTTTGCCAGATTGGTTTGAAGTGGAAACAGGAAAGTATCCAGAAACTACTTAA
- a CDS encoding MraY family glycosyltransferase produces the protein MDPQLPFSIDLEPDSSAILSATWDEGATSTAVELLNSYIPVFLIAYFVALIATPIARQIALKNNIIDRPDSDRKIHREAVAYLGGGAVVFAVLVGIGLSYTMFDAMVVDYRPVPIAIVIGIIAIAFTGLADDIWGWDPRLKVAGQLVAAAALAIEAVGTDVARGLLVAIFGSSGLMIEMPITGMSIDVSYWIGTALIAIFVLGGCNASNLVDGLDGLLSGLTGIVMLGLLVISVLMAVSHEIASGGDILAQEDSLAGARVVLCLATLGAVLGFLPFNFHPAVIFLGDAGSLLLGYLSVVIILMFGEYGETHLVVAGLIVFAVPIIDTALAIIRRKMAGRPMSSADNQHIHHQLNRGLGGTRRAVFALYGIGITFACLGILVAWMVLFTEIRLLVVYAIVFVLFSFIGAVAVKIARRQPAEIQVDEVSLGSTSSSSAK, from the coding sequence ATGGATCCACAGCTACCTTTTAGTATTGATTTAGAGCCAGATTCGTCTGCTATTTTGTCCGCGACATGGGATGAGGGAGCTACTTCCACTGCAGTAGAGCTTCTCAACTCTTATATTCCTGTCTTCCTTATAGCCTATTTTGTAGCGCTCATTGCTACGCCTATTGCAAGGCAGATAGCGCTGAAGAACAATATCATCGATCGTCCGGATTCAGACCGGAAAATTCATCGCGAAGCGGTGGCGTATCTTGGGGGTGGAGCTGTCGTATTCGCAGTGTTGGTTGGTATTGGGTTGAGCTACACCATGTTCGATGCAATGGTCGTAGATTACCGGCCAGTTCCAATTGCAATTGTGATTGGAATCATCGCGATCGCATTTACTGGTCTTGCTGATGATATTTGGGGATGGGATCCAAGATTAAAGGTGGCGGGTCAACTCGTGGCTGCGGCTGCGCTGGCGATTGAAGCGGTTGGTACCGATGTCGCTCGAGGGCTGCTGGTCGCAATATTTGGTTCTAGTGGTCTCATGATCGAAATGCCAATAACCGGCATGTCGATAGATGTTTCTTACTGGATAGGAACTGCGCTGATTGCAATCTTTGTGCTTGGTGGATGTAATGCGAGTAACTTAGTTGACGGTCTTGATGGCTTACTTTCGGGTCTGACTGGTATTGTCATGTTAGGCTTGCTTGTTATATCCGTGCTGATGGCGGTAAGCCATGAAATCGCTAGTGGCGGCGATATTCTAGCGCAGGAAGATAGCCTTGCCGGAGCACGAGTTGTACTTTGTCTTGCAACTCTTGGTGCAGTGCTCGGGTTCTTGCCCTTTAATTTTCATCCGGCGGTTATTTTCCTGGGTGATGCTGGGAGCCTGCTCTTGGGGTATCTCTCTGTTGTGATTATCTTGATGTTTGGTGAATATGGAGAAACACATCTCGTCGTTGCTGGCTTGATTGTGTTTGCCGTTCCAATAATTGACACAGCGTTGGCTATTATTCGTAGGAAGATGGCTGGACGGCCAATGTCTTCGGCGGATAACCAGCATATACATCACCAGCTAAATCGTGGATTGGGCGGTACGCGTCGTGCAGTGTTTGCTTTGTATGGAATCGGTATTACTTTTGCTTGTTTAGGAATACTGGTGGCTTGGATGGTGTTGTTTACAGAAATTCGACTGTTGGTGGTCTATGCAATTGTGTTTGTACTGTTTAGCTTTATTGGTGCAGTAGCCGTCAAGATTGCACGCAGACAGCCCGCCGAAATACAAGTGGACGAGGTCTCGCTTGGAAGTACGTCGTCATCGTCTGCTAAGTAG